The window ACCCGGATGATGATAGGGTTTTTGTGGTGAGCGGGCATATTGATAGCAGGGTTTCAGATATCATGAACCATGAGAGTGATGCACCCGGTGCGAATGATGATGGATCCGGAGTGGTGGCTTTAATAGAGATGGTAAGGATTATGTCCAAACGTGGTTTTCCTGCCACCATAGTTTTTGTGGCTGTATCGGGAGAAGAACAAGGTTTGATAGGCGCTAGTCATTTGGCCAAAAAAGCCAATGAGAAACATTGGAATTTGGTAGCAATGATCAACAATGACATGATTGGCAATAGCCAGTCAAGTGGTACAGGAATTAGGGACAATACAAAGTTAAGGGTCTTCAGTGAAGGAGTTCCCCATTATGAAACGGAGAATATGGCGGTCCTTAGGCAGCGCACCAATGCAGAGAATGACAGTAAGTCAAGGCAACTTGCCCGGTATATCAAAGAGGTGGCTGAACGATATGTTGATCATCTGGAAATAAAATTGATTTACAGAAATGATCGGTTTTTAAGAGGAGGAGACCACACTCCATTTTCCAGAGAAGGGTTTACCGCTGTACGGCTTTGTGAAATGAATGAAAATTATACACAGCAGCATCAGGACCTAAGAGTAGCTGATGGAATTGCCTATGGGGACAAAGTGGAAAATGTTGATTTTGAATACCTGCGAAAAAATACGGCTGCCAACCTAGCGGTTTTGGCAAGTCTGGCAGGAGCGCCATCTGTACCTCAAAATGTTGGAGTACGCATAAGTGAACTTACAAATAGTACTCAATTGGTTTGGGAGAAACCAAAACATGGGAAGGTTGCAGGTTATTATGTTTTACTTCGGGAAACCAGCGCCTCAATGTGGGAAAAGAAATTTTACACCAATGAAACAGCTATCGATTTGCCTTATTCAAAAGACAATTACTTTTTTGCTGTTCAAGCAGTAGGGGAAAATGGTCAAGAAAGCCTTGCTGTATTTCCTAAGCCCGTACGAGATTAGGAAGATAAAGTGCTGCTTAGGTGGGTAGATTAGCTTAATATGCGAAATTTAGCAAATGAGCTGCCGAAAAGGTTTTAAATACCTTATTGAAGTAATCACAGTATTCAGCAAACATCCCCGGATTATTGCAGTCCATACCGGTTGATATCGCAAATGCAACTACCTCTGCCGGAATAGGTATGGTGGCAATTGACATAAAAGTCTTTTCTTCCGTCATCAGTAGGGTCATGTATACATAGAGGCCGTATTGAAGGCCATCTTGCCCCATAAGGTATTCGTTACCTAAGGATAATATCCACGCTATCTTCCTTCCTCCATCAAATTCATTCCAAAGAGAGTAGTCCGTATCAATGGTGAAACCACTAACTCCGAAGCGCATCACAAAGTTTTGATTGATAATTTCACCAACAGCGACCATAAGGTCTTCAAAGTTGGTCTGAGAAAAATCATTTTGTACACCGTAAAAGTAAAGTTGCATGTCATTATTATCCGGGTTAATTGCCTGAAAGGCTTCTTCTGCAGGATTGTACATAAGTGAGATGCCTTCAGGTACAGCAATGACGACCCCTGTACTGATGTCTTCATAAATATCAAAACGCATGGCCTCATAATCCAATTGAATATTCATATCCAACTCAAATTCATCAGAAAGCATGAGTAGGTTTTCAGGATCATCTGTAGATTCGATCATTTCCGTGAGGGACCTGTTCTTTGTAGGGTGAAATTCAAAACCGGCAGCTTTCACCGGAGCAATCGTTGCTGAATTAAATTCTGAGTTAGGAAAAAAAGTCTTATTGGTTTGAGTGAGATTTCCCTCATTTTCAGGAAAGTCAATGGTAGCTTCAGCGGAAAAAAGTTGACGCAAGTTTTCAAAACCATTGGGGAGGGAATTTGTTGACGAGTTTTCCAATTCGGTTAAATATCCTGCAGGGATAATCCAGCTTACATTGCTGGCGCCTTTTTCAAGTCCACCATCTCCAATTCCAATGAGCTTGCCCTGTGAGTCAAATACCGGGGCTCCGGAAAATCCGGGCAAGAGGCTTCCTTCGAGGTATAGTATATTGAGGTCAAGGGCAGGGAATCCTATTTTTGCAAGGGCTTCTTTGTCCTTTTTAGGTATCAGATGACTGAGTGTTTCAGGATTTACATATCCTTTTTTCATTTGCCTGGAAGAACTTCCGGTGGCACCGCCATTGTACCCAATTGCAAAGACATCCGTTCCAAATTTCACCTTTGTAGGGTTAAATTGGCTAAGGGGGGCCACTGTTGACGGAGGAGGGGCCTGTCCTTCAATTAATTCCAAAAGAACCAAATCGGCTTTTTGAAGTACTTTTTTTATCCTTGCCTTTCGCCAGGCTTGGCCTTGGTACAATATTCTTATTTCACCGCTTCGACTCATGCCATGAAGGGAAGTAACCACTTGATTCGGTGTTTTCCAAACAAAACCCGTTAAGGCATTGGAAGTATTGTTTTGTACCGGGACGATAACCTTCACCAGAGCATTTTTCACTTTATCCGGATCAAATTGCCTGGCAACAATTTTAAAGGAGAGTAACGATGACAGGGCGAGACACCAAATTATTTTATTCATGGTCGAAAATTTTAATCAGCGAATGAAGAATCATTTCCACTTCACTTGGTGTAAATTGATTTTTTAGTCCATTTAATACTTCAGGCCAAGGAGCCTTGGATTTTTCAAAGGCAAGGCTCATTTCATTTAGGCTACTATTTTGATTGATTTGTGTGATATCCTTTCCCACTTTTACGCTAGTGGAAGGGCTT of the Cyclobacterium marinum DSM 745 genome contains:
- a CDS encoding S1 family peptidase, whose translation is MNKIIWCLALSSLLSFKIVARQFDPDKVKNALVKVIVPVQNNTSNALTGFVWKTPNQVVTSLHGMSRSGEIRILYQGQAWRKARIKKVLQKADLVLLELIEGQAPPPSTVAPLSQFNPTKVKFGTDVFAIGYNGGATGSSSRQMKKGYVNPETLSHLIPKKDKEALAKIGFPALDLNILYLEGSLLPGFSGAPVFDSQGKLIGIGDGGLEKGASNVSWIIPAGYLTELENSSTNSLPNGFENLRQLFSAEATIDFPENEGNLTQTNKTFFPNSEFNSATIAPVKAAGFEFHPTKNRSLTEMIESTDDPENLLMLSDEFELDMNIQLDYEAMRFDIYEDISTGVVIAVPEGISLMYNPAEEAFQAINPDNNDMQLYFYGVQNDFSQTNFEDLMVAVGEIINQNFVMRFGVSGFTIDTDYSLWNEFDGGRKIAWILSLGNEYLMGQDGLQYGLYVYMTLLMTEEKTFMSIATIPIPAEVVAFAISTGMDCNNPGMFAEYCDYFNKVFKTFSAAHLLNFAY
- a CDS encoding M28 family metallopeptidase, whose amino-acid sequence is MKVIFFGFLLSWALTGFSQVTTITRNPEIQEMTGLVSSDSLEKYLNGLVAFGTRHSLSEDAENRGIEAARKYVLAKFKSFERQSKGRLSSKIDYFTVYPDGKRVNKEVKMGNVMATLKGIDPDDDRVFVVSGHIDSRVSDIMNHESDAPGANDDGSGVVALIEMVRIMSKRGFPATIVFVAVSGEEQGLIGASHLAKKANEKHWNLVAMINNDMIGNSQSSGTGIRDNTKLRVFSEGVPHYETENMAVLRQRTNAENDSKSRQLARYIKEVAERYVDHLEIKLIYRNDRFLRGGDHTPFSREGFTAVRLCEMNENYTQQHQDLRVADGIAYGDKVENVDFEYLRKNTAANLAVLASLAGAPSVPQNVGVRISELTNSTQLVWEKPKHGKVAGYYVLLRETSASMWEKKFYTNETAIDLPYSKDNYFFAVQAVGENGQESLAVFPKPVRD